A genomic segment from Xiphophorus maculatus strain JP 163 A chromosome 6, X_maculatus-5.0-male, whole genome shotgun sequence encodes:
- the wnt9a gene encoding protein Wnt-9a isoform X1, with translation MLDGHLLLGWLSFTVIVHLLSLPGPTTAYFGLTGNEPLSVLPLNSLPEESTGRAHYKLCDRLKLEKKQRRMCRRDPGVADTLREAIIMSALECQHQFRFERWNCTLEGRHRANILKRGFKETAFLYAISSAGLTHALAKACSAGRMERCTCDEAPDLENRKAWQWGGCGDNLKYANKFVKEFLGKRSNKDLRARVDTHNTNVGMKVIKAGVETTCKCHGVSGSCTVQTCWRQLLPFHEIGNRLKLRYETSVKVGSSTNEATGEGDISTGRNQQQQQQHSLPGLSDQIPRTMDLLHIEDSPSFCKPSKYSAGTAARKCYKDQNCDAICCGRGHNTQSREVTGPCQCQVRWCCYVECKQCTQREEVYTCKG, from the exons GTTGACCGGTAATGAACCATTGTCTGTTCTGCCACTGAATTCTCTACCAGAAGAGAGTACGGGTAGGGCCCACTACAAGCTTTGTGACCGTCTCAAACTGGAAAAGAAGCAGCGCAGGATGTGCAGACGAGACCCGGGCGTGGCGGATACCTTGAGGGAGGCCATAATTATGAGTGCCTTAGAATGCCAGCATCAGTTTCGCTTTGAGAGGTGGAATTGCACATTAGAGGGGCGGCATCGCGCCAACATATTAAAAAGAG GATTCAAAGAGACAGCCTTCTTGTATGCCATCTCCTCAGCGGGCCTAACACACGCCTTAGCCAAAGCGTGCAGTGCAGGACGTATGGAGCGCTGCACGTGTGACGAAGCCCCAGACCTGGAGAACCGCAAGGCCTGGCAGTGGGGAGGCTGTGGAGACAACCTGAAATATGCCAATAAATTTGTCAAGGAATTTCTGGGCAAACGCTCCAACAAGGACCTGCGTGCACGAGTGGACACGCACAACACAAATGTGGGGATGAAG gTAATCAAGGCTGGAGTAGAGACTACTTGTAAATGCCACGGTGTCTCTGGCTCCTGCACTGTCCAGACCTGCTGGAGGCAGCTCCTGCCCTTTCATGAGATCGGCAACCGACTGAAGCTGCGCTACGAGACTTCCGTCAAGGTCGGCAGCTCTACCAATGAGGCCACTGGAGAGGGAGACATCTCGACAGGCcgaaaccagcagcagcagcagcagcactccCTGCCTGGTCTGAGCGATCAAATCCCTCGCACTATGGATCTGCTACACATTGAAGACTCGCCCAGCTTCTGTAAACCCAGCAAATACTCAGCAGGCACCGCAGCACGCAAGTGCTACAAAGACCAGAACTGTGATGCTATCTGTTGTGGGAGGGGCCACAATACACAAAGTAGGGAGGTGACCGGGCCCTGCCAGTGTCAGGTGCGATGGTGCTGCTACGTTGAATGCAAGCAGTGCACGCAGAGAGAAGAAGTCTACACCTGCAAGGGGTAA
- the wnt9a gene encoding protein Wnt-9a isoform X2 yields the protein MCRRDPGVADTLREAIIMSALECQHQFRFERWNCTLEGRHRANILKRGFKETAFLYAISSAGLTHALAKACSAGRMERCTCDEAPDLENRKAWQWGGCGDNLKYANKFVKEFLGKRSNKDLRARVDTHNTNVGMKVIKAGVETTCKCHGVSGSCTVQTCWRQLLPFHEIGNRLKLRYETSVKVGSSTNEATGEGDISTGRNQQQQQQHSLPGLSDQIPRTMDLLHIEDSPSFCKPSKYSAGTAARKCYKDQNCDAICCGRGHNTQSREVTGPCQCQVRWCCYVECKQCTQREEVYTCKG from the exons ATGTGCAGACGAGACCCGGGCGTGGCGGATACCTTGAGGGAGGCCATAATTATGAGTGCCTTAGAATGCCAGCATCAGTTTCGCTTTGAGAGGTGGAATTGCACATTAGAGGGGCGGCATCGCGCCAACATATTAAAAAGAG GATTCAAAGAGACAGCCTTCTTGTATGCCATCTCCTCAGCGGGCCTAACACACGCCTTAGCCAAAGCGTGCAGTGCAGGACGTATGGAGCGCTGCACGTGTGACGAAGCCCCAGACCTGGAGAACCGCAAGGCCTGGCAGTGGGGAGGCTGTGGAGACAACCTGAAATATGCCAATAAATTTGTCAAGGAATTTCTGGGCAAACGCTCCAACAAGGACCTGCGTGCACGAGTGGACACGCACAACACAAATGTGGGGATGAAG gTAATCAAGGCTGGAGTAGAGACTACTTGTAAATGCCACGGTGTCTCTGGCTCCTGCACTGTCCAGACCTGCTGGAGGCAGCTCCTGCCCTTTCATGAGATCGGCAACCGACTGAAGCTGCGCTACGAGACTTCCGTCAAGGTCGGCAGCTCTACCAATGAGGCCACTGGAGAGGGAGACATCTCGACAGGCcgaaaccagcagcagcagcagcagcactccCTGCCTGGTCTGAGCGATCAAATCCCTCGCACTATGGATCTGCTACACATTGAAGACTCGCCCAGCTTCTGTAAACCCAGCAAATACTCAGCAGGCACCGCAGCACGCAAGTGCTACAAAGACCAGAACTGTGATGCTATCTGTTGTGGGAGGGGCCACAATACACAAAGTAGGGAGGTGACCGGGCCCTGCCAGTGTCAGGTGCGATGGTGCTGCTACGTTGAATGCAAGCAGTGCACGCAGAGAGAAGAAGTCTACACCTGCAAGGGGTAA